One segment of Bacteroidota bacterium DNA contains the following:
- a CDS encoding MCE family protein — protein MKISKEIKTGVLVVIAIALFIYGFNFLKGKDIFSKRKIYYAVYPEVAGLVEANPIQFSGFKVGRVKDIQLYDTSGRIIVTLAITDSKLKIPKHSVAKIISSDLLGAKAVQLIASNEKEYAKDGDTLTGMVEASLQESVNATIKPLKDKAEKLIGAIDSIVTTIQTVMDKNARENLNKSFDNIKHALETFDRTSMRLDTLIASERYKISSIFSKVESISANIANNNENISNAIKNFSAVSDTLAKANLSRTLSNANSALNQFSSVMEKINKGEGSAGMLIHDDKLYKNLNASSSSLDSLLKDMNENPWRYFSLYGKRKRTKKH, from the coding sequence ATGAAAATTTCAAAAGAAATAAAAACAGGAGTGCTCGTTGTTATAGCAATTGCGCTTTTCATTTATGGATTTAATTTCCTCAAGGGCAAAGATATTTTTTCAAAAAGAAAAATTTATTATGCCGTATATCCCGAAGTTGCCGGATTGGTGGAAGCAAATCCAATTCAGTTCAGCGGCTTCAAAGTGGGAAGAGTGAAAGATATTCAACTCTATGATACCAGCGGGCGCATTATTGTTACGCTTGCCATTACTGACAGCAAACTAAAAATTCCAAAACATTCAGTCGCAAAAATTATCAGTTCCGATTTGCTGGGCGCAAAAGCAGTTCAACTGATTGCAAGCAATGAAAAAGAATATGCAAAAGATGGCGATACGCTCACAGGAATGGTAGAAGCATCGCTGCAGGAATCGGTGAATGCCACTATAAAACCTTTGAAAGATAAAGCAGAAAAATTAATTGGCGCCATTGATTCCATTGTTACAACCATACAAACGGTGATGGATAAAAACGCGCGCGAAAACCTGAACAAAAGTTTCGACAACATCAAACACGCGCTCGAAACATTTGACCGCACCTCCATGCGCCTCGATACGCTGATTGCTTCGGAGCGATATAAAATATCCAGTATTTTTTCCAAAGTGGAATCCATTTCTGCCAACATTGCAAACAACAATGAAAATATTTCCAATGCTATTAAAAATTTTTCTGCGGTGAGCGATACGCTGGCGAAAGCAAATCTTTCACGCACACTTTCGAATGCAAACAGCGCGCTCAATCAGTTTTCCAGTGTAATGGAAAAAATAAATAAAGGCGAGGGCTCGGCAGGAATGCTCATTCACGATGATAAACTTTATAAAAACCTGAATGCTTCTTCTTCTTCGCTTGATAGTTTGCTGAAAGATATGAACGAAAATCCGTGGAGGTATTTTTCGCTCTATGGAAAAAGAAAGAGAACAAAAAAACATTGA